Proteins encoded together in one Columba livia isolate bColLiv1 breed racing homer chromosome 3, bColLiv1.pat.W.v2, whole genome shotgun sequence window:
- the GEMIN6 gene encoding gem-associated protein 6 isoform X2, producing MNDWQRKSPLEWETYVNKMVKVAAVEKHEYEGWVLTVDPVSASIILAAFLDNEKVSITVVLGHAVQEVEILKEGDDKMKQQLSCIFAPEESKAYSPEELEKRKNNLKTWLETNHIPITEQGESGRTLCVAGLLTIDPPYGSEECSSSNEIILSRVQGLIEGYLEKQQ from the exons ATGAATGACTGGCAGAGAAAAAGCCCTCTAGAGTGGGAAACATACGTGAACAAAATGGTGAAAGTTGCTGCAGTTGAGAAACATGAATATGAAGGATGGGTCTTAACAGTTGATCCAGTTTCTGCCAG TATTATCCTTGCAGCATTCCTGGACAATGAAAAGGTGTCCATAACAGTTGTCTTGGGCCATGCTGTGCAGGAGGTTGAAATACTGAAAGAAGGGGATGACAAAATGAAGCAACAACTTTCCTGCATATTTGCTCCTGAAGAAAGCAAAGCCTACAGCCCAGAGGAACTTGAAAAGAGGAAGAACAACCTGAAGACTTGGCTAGAAACAAACCACATCCCCATAACGGAGCAGGGTGAATCAGGAAGAACACTGTGCGTGGCAGGGCTATTAACTATTGACCCACCATACGGCTCAGAAGAGTGCAGCAGCTCTAATGAGATTATTCTGTCTCGAGTTCAAGGCTTGATAGAGGGCTATCTTGAAAAACAACAGTGA
- the GEMIN6 gene encoding gem-associated protein 6 isoform X1 — translation MGPRAHRGLGGRPVLDVGNMNDWQRKSPLEWETYVNKMVKVAAVEKHEYEGWVLTVDPVSASIILAAFLDNEKVSITVVLGHAVQEVEILKEGDDKMKQQLSCIFAPEESKAYSPEELEKRKNNLKTWLETNHIPITEQGESGRTLCVAGLLTIDPPYGSEECSSSNEIILSRVQGLIEGYLEKQQ, via the exons ATGGGCCCCCGCGCCCATCGTGGCCTCGGGGGGCGCCCG GTTCTGGATGTAGGAAATATGAATGACTGGCAGAGAAAAAGCCCTCTAGAGTGGGAAACATACGTGAACAAAATGGTGAAAGTTGCTGCAGTTGAGAAACATGAATATGAAGGATGGGTCTTAACAGTTGATCCAGTTTCTGCCAG TATTATCCTTGCAGCATTCCTGGACAATGAAAAGGTGTCCATAACAGTTGTCTTGGGCCATGCTGTGCAGGAGGTTGAAATACTGAAAGAAGGGGATGACAAAATGAAGCAACAACTTTCCTGCATATTTGCTCCTGAAGAAAGCAAAGCCTACAGCCCAGAGGAACTTGAAAAGAGGAAGAACAACCTGAAGACTTGGCTAGAAACAAACCACATCCCCATAACGGAGCAGGGTGAATCAGGAAGAACACTGTGCGTGGCAGGGCTATTAACTATTGACCCACCATACGGCTCAGAAGAGTGCAGCAGCTCTAATGAGATTATTCTGTCTCGAGTTCAAGGCTTGATAGAGGGCTATCTTGAAAAACAACAGTGA
- the LOC102096747 gene encoding serine/arginine-rich splicing factor 7 isoform X1, whose amino-acid sequence MSRYGRYETKVYVGNLGTGAGKSELERAFSYYGPLRTVWIARNPPGFAFVEFEDPRDAEDAVLGLDGKIICGSRVRVEVSTGMPRRSRYDRPPARRPFDPNDRCYECGEKGHYAYDCHRYSRRRRSRSRSRSRSRSRGRRYSRSRSWSRGRRSRSASYRRSRSMSPRRYRSFTPRRSRSGSLRRSRSRSRSRSRSRSVVWPRSRSGSHGRSKSGLPAKSCSKSRSPSPKRSHSPSGSP is encoded by the exons ATGTCGCGCTATGGGCGTTACG AGACCAAGGTGTACGTGGGAAACCTGGGCACGGGCGCGGGCAAAAGCGAGCTGGAGAGAGCCTTCAGCTACTACGGGCCCCTGAGAACCGTGTGGATCGCGAGGAACCCGCCGGGGTTTGCCTTCGTGGAGTTTGAAGACCCGAGGGATGCTGAAGATGCTGTGCTTGGCCTTGATGGGAA GATAATATGTGGCTCCAGGGTTAGAGTGGAAGTGTCGACTGGGATGCCTCGTCGCTCCCGTTACGACAGGCCTCCTGCACGGCGCCCCTTTGACCCTAATGACAGATGCTATGAGTGTGGTGAGAAAGGCCACTATGCTTACGATTGTCATCGCTATAGTCGCCGAAGGAGGAGCAG GTCCCGGTCTAGATCCCGTTCAAGGTCCCGAGGCAGAAGGTATTCTCGGTCACGTAGTTGGAGTCGCGGTAGGAG ATCAAGGTCAGCTTCCTACCGCAGGTCTAGGTCAATGTCTCCTCGTAGGTATAGGTCATTTACACCCCGCAGATCTCGGTCTGGTTCTTTAAGGAGATCAAG atCTAGGTCCAGATCACGCTCAAGGTCCCGGTCTGTTGTATGGCCTCGAAGTAG GTCTGGGTCCCATGGTAGATCTAAATCTGGCTTACCTGCTAAAAG ttgctCGAAGTCCAGATCACCATCTCCGAAGAGAAG TCACTCACCATCAGGAAGCCCTTGA
- the LOC102096747 gene encoding serine/arginine-rich splicing factor 7 isoform X2 translates to MSRYGRYETKVYVGNLGTGAGKSELERAFSYYGPLRTVWIARNPPGFAFVEFEDPRDAEDAVLGLDGKIICGSRVRVEVSTGMPRRSRYDRPPARRPFDPNDRCYECGEKGHYAYDCHRYSRRRRSRSRSRSRSRSRGRRYSRSRSWSRGRRSRSASYRRSRSMSPRRYRSFTPRRSRSGSLRRSRSRSRSRSRSRSVVWPRSSCSKSRSPSPKRSHSPSGSP, encoded by the exons ATGTCGCGCTATGGGCGTTACG AGACCAAGGTGTACGTGGGAAACCTGGGCACGGGCGCGGGCAAAAGCGAGCTGGAGAGAGCCTTCAGCTACTACGGGCCCCTGAGAACCGTGTGGATCGCGAGGAACCCGCCGGGGTTTGCCTTCGTGGAGTTTGAAGACCCGAGGGATGCTGAAGATGCTGTGCTTGGCCTTGATGGGAA GATAATATGTGGCTCCAGGGTTAGAGTGGAAGTGTCGACTGGGATGCCTCGTCGCTCCCGTTACGACAGGCCTCCTGCACGGCGCCCCTTTGACCCTAATGACAGATGCTATGAGTGTGGTGAGAAAGGCCACTATGCTTACGATTGTCATCGCTATAGTCGCCGAAGGAGGAGCAG GTCCCGGTCTAGATCCCGTTCAAGGTCCCGAGGCAGAAGGTATTCTCGGTCACGTAGTTGGAGTCGCGGTAGGAG ATCAAGGTCAGCTTCCTACCGCAGGTCTAGGTCAATGTCTCCTCGTAGGTATAGGTCATTTACACCCCGCAGATCTCGGTCTGGTTCTTTAAGGAGATCAAG atCTAGGTCCAGATCACGCTCAAGGTCCCGGTCTGTTGTATGGCCTCGAAGTAG ttgctCGAAGTCCAGATCACCATCTCCGAAGAGAAG TCACTCACCATCAGGAAGCCCTTGA